A genomic window from Elaeis guineensis isolate ETL-2024a chromosome 3, EG11, whole genome shotgun sequence includes:
- the LOC105033286 gene encoding probable histidine kinase 6 produces MVAGAAAAGGRRRWWLNRTAMVVVWVVVSVGIWVGLHWYIRTVSMRKAEEALESMCEERARMLQDQFAVSVNHVHALAILVSTFHYRKQPSAIDQETFAYYTAKTAFERPLLNGVAYAQRVVHAERGKFESQQGWTIKTMKQEPSPVQDEYAPVIFSQKTVSYIEALDMMSGEEDRENILRARATGKAVLTNPFRLLGSNHLGVVLTFPVYRAGLPADATVAQRVEATAGYLGGAFDVESLVENLLRQLAGNQDIMVNVYDVTNTSEPLIMYGPQNPDGYMPLSHVSMLDFGDPFRKHQMMCRYSQKPPIPLSAITTPSGVFVICMLAGYILYAAWNRYDNVKEDCRKMEELKVQAEAADVAKSQFLATVSHEIRTPMNGVLGMLDMLLDTDLNLTQKDYAQTAQICGKALIALINEVLDRAKIEAGKLEIEAVPFELRSILDDVLSLFSSKSREKGIELAVFVSHKVPEIVTGDPGRFRQIITNLVGNSVKFTERGHIFVQVHLIENANKVMDAKVDTDLNGCLSDMMVPSDGTFNTLSGLEAADRRNSWENFKLLVSNEMPQSDKCKNGMPCGMNSGNVTLMVSVEDTGIGIPLQAQDRVFTPFMQADSSTSRNYGGTGIGLSISKCLVELMGGQINFISRPNVGSTFTFTAIFQRCKKSAGGDPKRTLSESLPTGFKGMKAFLVDARPVRSAVTKYHLQRLGITVEVASTIKMALNALSGQNGCLRSGKRPYILLIEKDSWTPGMDVYLHDQLLEWKQCGQIPEVPKVILLVTSESDKAKAGSFVDTVIMKPLRASTVAACLQHALGMGKQQRKEMPNGSAFLHSLLAGKNILVVDDNKVNLRVAAGALKKYGAKVECAESGKDALSLLQLPHNFDACFMDVQMPEMDGFEATRQIRLMESKANEEVKCGETYEGSERAEWHLPILAMTADVIQATYEECMKCGMDGYVSKPFEEQQLYQAVAKFLVSKPNSDL; encoded by the exons ATGGTTGCGGGAGCGGCGGCGGCTGGggggaggaggaggtggtggcTGAACCGGACGGCGATGGTGGTGGTGTGGGTGGTGGTCTCGGTGGGGATCTGGGTGGGGCTCCATTGGTACATCCGGACGGTGAGCATGAGGAAGGCTGAGGAGGCGCTGGAGAGCATGTGTGAAGAGCGGGCAAGGATGCTGCAAGACCAGTTCGCCGTGAGCGTCAACCATGTCCATGCTCTCGCGATCCTTGTCTCCACCTTCCACTACCGGAAGCAGCCATCTGCAATTGATCAG gagacatttgCCTATTACACGGCCAAGACAGCGTTTGAGCGGCCGTTGTTGAATGGGGTGGCATATGCCCAGCGGGTTGTTCATGCTGAAAGAGGGAAGTTTGAGAGTCAGCAAGGGTGGACGATCAAGACAATGAAACAGGAGCCATCACCAGTGCAAGATGAGTATGCCCCTGTGATATTCTCTCAGAAGACTGTCTCCTATATTGAGGCCCTCGATATGATGTCTGGAGAG GAGGACCGAGAAAATATCCTACGGGCTAGGGCTACTGGCAAGGCTGTTCTTACGAACCCATTTAGGCTGCTTGGGTCCAACCATCTGGGTGTGGTTCTCACATTTCCTGTGTACCGTGCGGGTCTTCCTGCAGATGCAACTGTAGCACAACGTGTAGAAGCAACTGCAGG ATATCTTGGTGGCGCCTTTGATGTTGAGTCACTTGTGGAAAATTTGCTGAGGCAACTTGCTGGTAATCAAGATATAATGGTGAATGTGTATGATGTCACTAACACATCAGAGCCCTTGATTATGTATGGGCCCCAAAATCCGGATGGATATATGCCACTTTCACATGTCAGCATGCTTGATTTTGGAGATCCATTCAGGAAGCATCAAATGATGTGCAG GTACAGTCAGAAGCCTCCCATTCCATTGTCAGCCATTACTACCCCATCTGGTGTCTTTGTAATCTGTATGCTAGCAGGGTATATATTATATGCTGCTTGGAATCGCTATGACAATGTCAAGGAGGATTGTCGAAAGATGGAAGAGCTAAAAGTCCAAGCAGAGGCTGCCGATGTGGCTAAATCTCAG TTTCTTGCTACTGTTTCACATGAGATAAGAACACCCATGAATGGCGTCCTTG GAATGCTGGACATGCTTTTAGACACAGACCTGAATTTAACTCAAAAGGATTATGCCCAAACTGCTCAAATATGTGGAAAGGCATTGATAGCATTGATTAATGAAGTGCTTGACCGAGCGAAAATTGAAGCTGGGAAGTTAGAGATTGAGGCAGTGCCATTTGAACTGCGGTCCATCCTAGATGAtgttctctctttattttcttcaaAGTCAAGAGAGAAGGGTATTGAG CTTGCTGTCTTTGTATCACATAAAGTTCCGGAAATTGTCACAGGTGATCCAGGGAGATTTAGACAGATAATTACCAATCTTGTTGGAAATTCAGTTAAA TTTACTGAACGTGGCCACATTTTTGTTCAAGTTCATTTGATTGAGAATGCAAATAAGGTGATGGATGCAAAAGTTGATACAGATTTGAATGGATGTTTAAGTGATATGATGGTTCCATCTGATGGCACATTCAACACTTTAAGTGGTCTAGAAGCTGCTGATAGAAGGAACAGTTGGGAAAATTTTAAGCTGCTAGTTTCCAATGAGATGCCCCAGTCAGACAAATGCAAAAATGGGATGCCCTGCGGTATGAATTCTGGTAATGTAACTCTGATGGTAAGTGTTGAGGATACTGGGATTGGCATCCCACTACAAGCCCAGGATCGGGTTTTCACACCTTTTATGCAGGCTGACAGTTCAACATCTAGGAATTATGGTGGAACAGGTATCGGCTTGAGTATCAGTAAATGTCTGGTTGAACTGATGGGTGGGCAGATAAACTTCATTAGCCGCCCTAATGTTGGAAGCACATTCACATTTACTGCCATATTCCAACGATGCAAGAAAAGTGCAGGAGGTGATCCAAAGAGAACTCTTTCTGAGTCCTTACCTACTGGTTTCAAAGGAATGAAAGCATTTCTAGTTGATGCTAGACCAGTCAGAAGCGCTGTAACAAAATACCATCTACAGAGGTTAGGAATAACTGTTGAAGTTGCAAGTACAATCAAGATGGCACTTAATGCATTATCTGGACAAAATGGCTGTTTAAGATCTGG AAAGCGTCCATACATACTGTTAATTGAGAAAGACTCCTGGACTCCTGGAATGGACGTCTACTTACATGATCAGCTACTGGAGTGGAAACAGTGTGGTCAGATACCTGAAGTGCCCAAGGTCATCCTTTTGGTGACCTCTGAATCTGATAAGGCAAAGGCTGGGTCCTTTGTTGATACAGTGATCATGAAGCCCCTACGAGCAAGCACCGTGGCAGCATGCCTTCAACATGCACTGGGAATGGGGAAGCAACAGAGGAAAGAAATGCCCAATGGATCAGCTTTTCTTCACAGCCTACTAGCTGGGAAAAACATACTGGTggttgatgataacaaagtaaatCTTAGAGTTGCTGCAGGTGCTCTCAAAAAGTATGGGGCAAAGGTGGAATGTGCTGAAAGTGGGAAAGATGCTCTTTCCCTCCTCCAACTGCCACACAACTTTGATGCCTGCTTCATGGATGTTCAGATGCCAGAAATGGATGG